Proteins encoded within one genomic window of Fusarium musae strain F31 chromosome 4, whole genome shotgun sequence:
- a CDS encoding hypothetical protein (EggNog:ENOG41) yields the protein MDPEGVFPHCVRVSAQTSQTRYVQPGCKVVSKARAIYEGEMNASFSESIMGTMAQKKLTQRVLNEANHFLPQTIHSICKAIEVWDRFSRRDLAYLSDILKSDSKKSPIPSVKVVTMIEDHIDALRDLQRRAEEQRDLCAGLARKVCKGRRRGEAKRRGKAYGNSWKCRL from the exons ATGGACCCCGAGGGAGTATTTCCTCATTGTGTACGAGTGTCGGCTCAAACAAGTCAGACACGCTATGTACAACCTGGTTGCAAGGTTGTTTCTAAGGCTAGAGCCATAT ATGAAGGAGAGATGAACGCTTCTTTTAGTGAGAGTATCATGGGAACGATGGCGCAGAAGAAGTTGACGCAACGAGTCCTCAACGAAGCAAACCACTTTCTACCACAAACTATCCACTCTATCTGCAAGGCGATTGAGGTTTGGGATAGGTTCAGCCGAAGAGACCTTGCCTACCTCTCAGACATACTAAAGTCTGATTCTAAGAAGAGCCCAATCCCATCGGTCAAGGTCGTTACCATGATTGAGGACCATATCGATGCATTGCGAGACCTCCAACGACGCGCAGAGGAACAGAGAGATTTGTGTGCCGGGCTTGCCCGAAAGGTATGTAAGGGGAGACGACGAGGGGAGGCGAAAAGACGCGGAAAGGCTTACGGAAATAGCTGGAAATGCAGATTGTAG
- a CDS encoding hypothetical protein (EggNog:ENOG41), which yields MRDSHDIAQFRFMLKNIYTWAVTEFRPTIAKYIDHWEYLYSEDFLKAQRAAVAFREEEMESRSRQQSPEADESPTKQLERTIERMMSLNLNERVTPTSNRHADPISVSSTSTSSVRRSARIKARREAQLSLGLATKLERSASRLKQTIAAGPSRRRESGTKFLAGPIEVEFDGSTSDEDYDENEEDDDSGDDDEECEDDDETGEEESDEENLVWDY from the coding sequence ATGAGAGACTCTCATGATATTGCTCAGTTCCGATTTATGTTGAAGAACATATACACCTGGGCCGTTACAGAGTTCAGGCCCACAATAGCCAAATATATCGACCATTGGGAGTACCTTTACTCCGAAGACTTCTTGAAAGCCCAGCGAGCAGCAGTGGCGTTTCGAGAGGAGGAAATGGAGTCGAGGAGTCGGCAGCAGAGCCCCGAAGCTGACGAGTCACCTACTAAACAGTTGGAACGTACCATCGAAAGGATGATGTCCTTGAACCTGAATGAGAGAGTGACGCCGACCTCCAACAGGCATGCGGATCCCATCTCggtatcttcaacttcaacgagCTCAGTGCGGCGAAGCGCACGAATAAAAGCACGGCGCGAAGCACAACTCTCTCTCGGTTTGGCTACTAAATTGGAGAGGTCTGCCTCACGTCTTAAACAAACTATAGCAGCTGGGCCTTCCCGGAGACGAGAAAGCGGGACGAAATTTCTCGCAGGACCAATCGAGGTTGAATTTGATGGAAGTACCAGTGATGAGGACTATGACGAaaatgaggaagatgatgatagtggcgacgacgatgaagaatgtgaggatgatgacgagactggtgaggaagagagtgATGAGGAAAACCTCGTATGGGACTAT